From Verrucomicrobiia bacterium, the proteins below share one genomic window:
- a CDS encoding lactonase family protein has protein sequence MEAQSGGSELVFIGTYTGAKSQGIYLTHLDPASGRLGPLELAAKTENPTFLALHPNRRFLYAANEIDNFGGQRSGAVSGFRIDPQSGKLTLLGQQPSGGGGPCHLAVDGAGRCVLVANYGSGSLAVLGLGDDGSLDPPSSVLQHHGSSVNPQRQAGPHAHFITTDPANRFALACDLGLDKVFIYRLNIPAADGTPGLTTNDPPWLQVKPGSGPRHLAFHPNGRFVYLISELGCTLTACSYDAKRGALDKVQVVSTLPEGFKGDNISAEVQVHPSGRFVYGSNRGDDSIVVFAIDPNSGKLSFIQRVSTQGKTPRHFAFDTTGQWLLCEDQDSDRVVEFAVDAATGRLTPTGQTLQVGAPVCAVFLSE, from the coding sequence GTGGAAGCACAATCCGGCGGTTCTGAGTTGGTTTTTATCGGCACCTACACCGGCGCCAAAAGTCAGGGCATTTATTTAACTCACCTCGACCCGGCCTCCGGCAGGTTGGGCCCCCTGGAATTGGCCGCAAAAACCGAGAATCCCACTTTCCTGGCGCTGCATCCCAACCGGCGATTTCTTTACGCTGCAAATGAAATTGATAATTTTGGCGGCCAACGCTCCGGTGCGGTCAGCGGATTCCGCATCGACCCGCAGAGTGGGAAGCTGACACTGCTGGGCCAGCAACCTTCGGGTGGGGGCGGGCCTTGTCATTTGGCGGTCGATGGTGCAGGCCGCTGCGTGCTGGTGGCCAATTATGGCAGCGGGAGCCTGGCCGTTCTTGGATTGGGTGATGATGGCAGCCTGGACCCGCCCAGCAGCGTCCTCCAACACCACGGTTCGAGCGTCAACCCCCAACGCCAGGCCGGGCCGCATGCCCATTTCATCACCACCGACCCTGCCAACCGCTTTGCGCTCGCTTGCGACCTGGGGTTGGATAAGGTCTTTATTTATCGGCTTAACATTCCTGCGGCTGATGGCACTCCTGGACTGACTACGAATGATCCCCCTTGGCTGCAGGTTAAACCCGGGTCTGGTCCACGGCATTTGGCTTTTCACCCGAACGGAAGGTTTGTGTATCTCATCAGCGAGCTGGGCTGCACGCTGACGGCGTGTTCTTACGATGCAAAGCGAGGGGCGCTCGATAAGGTGCAGGTCGTCTCGACCCTTCCGGAGGGATTCAAAGGAGACAACATCTCCGCAGAAGTGCAGGTCCATCCTTCCGGTCGATTCGTCTATGGGTCGAACCGAGGCGATGACAGCATCGTGGTATTTGCCATCGACCCAAACAGCGGCAAGTTGAGCTTCATTCAGCGAGTATCGACCCAGGGCAAGACACCACGCCATTTTGCCTTCGACACCACCGGCCAATGGTTGCTGTGCGAAGACCAGGATTCGGACCGGGTGGTTGAATTCGCGGTCGATGCCGCAACGGGGCGCCTGACGCCCACCGGCCAAACCCTGCAGGTGGGTGCGCCGGTTTGCGCGGTATTCCTTTCAGAGTAG
- a CDS encoding DUF5069 domain-containing protein: protein MALKNAPDLTQKPPRSPRVRLGGYAILPRMLDKGRATIAGKNGEYHYNCPSDQRFLEYAGIDPDQLKEQLAAGKGDGEILEWIQKSARIKRTEAEIRAWTEYVEQRAPGDTESREFFQGIQAKAGPKREDIVTWFDLLDLDDFVSFGGQA, encoded by the coding sequence ATGGCTTTGAAGAATGCTCCTGATTTAACACAGAAACCCCCGCGGAGTCCGCGCGTGAGACTGGGCGGTTACGCTATTCTGCCTCGGATGCTCGATAAAGGGCGAGCGACCATCGCGGGGAAGAATGGGGAGTACCATTACAATTGCCCGAGCGACCAAAGATTCCTCGAGTATGCCGGCATCGATCCGGACCAACTCAAGGAGCAACTCGCCGCCGGCAAAGGAGACGGGGAAATCCTCGAATGGATTCAGAAGAGCGCCCGGATCAAAAGGACCGAGGCGGAAATCAGGGCCTGGACGGAGTACGTCGAGCAGCGCGCGCCGGGTGATACGGAATCGAGAGAATTCTTTCAGGGCATCCAGGCTAAAGCCGGTCCGAAGCGGGAGGATATTGTGACCTGGTTCGACCTGCTGGACCTGGACGACTTTGTTTCCTTCGGCGGCCAGGCATAG
- a CDS encoding MBL fold metallo-hydrolase yields the protein MRITNLNPASDIGASGWLVEFEGHRLLMDAGVHPKREGRASLPLYDLAKNQELDAIAISHCHHDHVGSLPVALRYFPHAHVMMSELSYFLADRVLHNSVNVMTRQRDELGIKEYPLFSHDEVDDIEPLFQGFKYNREIDWAAFHKFRAGFLSPTVEFFDAGHALGSAGLMVRGQKESLFYTGDVCFHDQTILKAARFEDVKAGVLLMETTRGSRSVPPGFTRAGEVERLTRSIQRVLARRGSVLMPTFALGRTQEILALLALLMGEGKLKPQPIYIGGLGRVFTEIYDLESHRTHRQYPNLQLREALNLVVLEQGQAQKMRLGGGRIFVITAGMMSENTAAHDLALRMIGDEQQAILFVGYADPDTPAGRLRAAKQGETFLFSPSGGEVTRRCEVEDFDLTAHANREELLDFVGQVEPHAVLLCHGEDDSRAWFEEQIRQRSPKIQVFQPKPGETIEV from the coding sequence ATGCGAATAACCAACCTCAATCCAGCCAGCGACATCGGCGCTTCGGGGTGGTTAGTCGAGTTCGAGGGCCACCGCTTGCTGATGGATGCCGGGGTGCATCCAAAACGCGAGGGCCGAGCCAGCCTCCCCTTGTATGACCTGGCCAAAAACCAGGAACTGGACGCCATCGCTATCTCCCATTGCCACCACGATCACGTCGGCTCACTGCCAGTTGCTCTGCGTTACTTTCCCCATGCCCATGTGATGATGAGCGAGCTGAGCTATTTCCTCGCCGACCGCGTTTTACACAACTCGGTCAATGTCATGACCCGCCAGCGCGATGAGCTTGGGATAAAGGAATACCCGCTCTTCAGCCACGACGAGGTGGACGACATTGAGCCGCTATTCCAAGGGTTCAAATACAATCGGGAAATCGATTGGGCCGCCTTTCACAAATTCCGCGCCGGATTCCTCTCGCCCACAGTTGAATTCTTCGATGCAGGCCACGCCCTCGGTTCGGCCGGTCTGATGGTCCGCGGCCAAAAAGAATCTCTCTTTTACACTGGAGATGTCTGTTTTCATGACCAGACGATCTTAAAGGCGGCGCGGTTTGAGGATGTAAAGGCCGGCGTGCTGTTAATGGAAACGACGCGTGGGAGCCGTTCCGTGCCTCCGGGCTTCACACGCGCGGGCGAGGTCGAGCGGCTCACTCGGTCCATCCAGAGGGTCTTGGCCAGAAGGGGGTCGGTCCTCATGCCGACCTTTGCCCTGGGGCGCACCCAGGAAATTCTGGCGCTGTTGGCGCTGTTGATGGGCGAAGGCAAACTCAAGCCCCAACCGATTTATATTGGCGGGTTGGGCCGGGTCTTCACCGAGATTTACGATTTGGAATCGCACCGCACACACCGGCAGTACCCCAACCTGCAATTGCGCGAGGCGCTTAACCTCGTCGTGCTCGAACAAGGCCAAGCCCAGAAAATGCGCTTGGGCGGCGGCAGGATTTTCGTCATCACTGCCGGGATGATGAGCGAAAACACGGCTGCCCACGATCTAGCCTTGCGCATGATTGGCGATGAGCAACAGGCGATTCTCTTCGTCGGCTACGCGGACCCGGACACACCTGCTGGCCGGCTGCGCGCAGCCAAACAGGGCGAGACTTTCCTGTTCAGTCCAAGTGGCGGCGAGGTCACCAGGCGCTGCGAGGTCGAGGACTTTGACCTGACCGCCCACGCTAATCGCGAGGAATTGCTCGATTTTGTCGGCCAAGTCGAGCCCCATGCGGTGCTTTTGTGCCATGGCGAAGATGATTCGCGCGCCTGGTTCGAGGAACAAATCCGGCAGCGTTCCCCAAAAATCCAAGTGTTCCAACCGAAACCCGGCGAAACAATCGAGGTTTGA
- the accD gene encoding acetyl-CoA carboxylase, carboxyltransferase subunit beta — translation MRLAMATTSFTKKTLGLETAEPAVTPPPATSNAGFAKKPKLAAAKSKKREIPEGLWTKCPKCSTMVFDKELDENLKVCTHCQHHFPISSRERIHSLVETCTFEEMDADMTSVDVLNFTGVASYTVKLEEYQKSTGLKDAIITGLGKIGEQRVGLGVMDFSFLGGSMGSVVGEKLARLIERATEKGLPLIITSTSGGARMYEGMFSLMQMAKTCAALAYHASARLPYISVLTHPTTAGVMASYASVGDLILAEPGAMIGFAGPRVIKDTTQAELPPGFQTAEFLLEHGLIDAIVPRKELKARLVEYLSYLTSGQKRAAAG, via the coding sequence ATGAGGCTGGCAATGGCTACTACCTCCTTTACGAAAAAAACGCTTGGGTTGGAAACCGCCGAGCCGGCGGTCACTCCGCCGCCGGCCACCAGCAATGCCGGGTTTGCGAAAAAACCCAAACTTGCTGCCGCCAAATCAAAAAAACGCGAAATCCCGGAAGGTCTGTGGACTAAATGTCCCAAGTGCAGCACGATGGTTTTCGACAAGGAATTGGACGAGAACCTCAAGGTCTGTACCCATTGCCAGCATCATTTCCCCATCAGCTCGCGCGAGCGCATCCATTCCCTGGTCGAGACCTGCACGTTCGAAGAAATGGACGCGGACATGACCAGCGTGGACGTTTTAAACTTTACCGGTGTGGCCTCCTATACGGTGAAGCTTGAGGAATATCAGAAATCGACCGGGCTCAAAGATGCCATCATCACGGGCCTGGGCAAGATTGGGGAGCAGCGGGTTGGGCTGGGGGTGATGGATTTCAGTTTTCTGGGCGGCTCAATGGGCTCGGTGGTTGGCGAGAAACTGGCCCGTCTGATCGAGCGGGCGACCGAAAAGGGCCTGCCGCTGATCATCACATCCACCAGCGGCGGGGCTCGCATGTATGAAGGAATGTTCAGCCTGATGCAGATGGCCAAAACCTGTGCCGCCCTGGCTTATCATGCCAGCGCTCGGCTTCCCTATATCAGTGTCTTGACCCACCCCACAACCGCAGGCGTGATGGCCAGCTACGCCAGCGTGGGGGACTTAATCCTGGCCGAGCCTGGGGCAATGATCGGCTTTGCCGGCCCGCGAGTGATTAAGGACACGACCCAGGCAGAACTGCCTCCTGGATTTCAGACGGCGGAATTCCTGCTTGAACACGGCCTCATTGACGCCATTGTGCCCCGCAAAGAGCTTAAGGCGCGCCTTGTCGAATACCTGAGCTACCTGACCAGCGGCCAAAAGCGTGCAGCCGCCGGTTAG
- a CDS encoding VIT domain-containing protein, with protein sequence MKRCILFSVLVGFLCAITASLAAGLIIIEDSSLWPGPVPPHPLPPPSPPWHWPQPHVFAPLQVDYVKANTHIIDQVAVTIVDEEFYNPNNARLEGTFVFPIPKGAQLDKFTMEIDGRQVEAELLPAGKARHIYEEIVRKLRDPALLEYANQDVFKVRIFPIEPNSKKRITLSYTQLLKSDNGLVSFLLPLSADKFSCRPIPTVSVKVDLETRRPLKTVYSPSHKIEVKRNGPNRATVGYEATDVLPEADLALYFAPERGELGLNLLTHKCAGEDGYFLLLASPGIDTKDRRIVNKDVVFALDTSGSMAGKKIEQAKKALEFCVENLNDGDRFELIRFSTDIEPLFNSLVEANAKNRTRAEEFVKDLKAIGATDIDDALKQALGLQSSKGAGDRPFRVIFLTDGRPTIGTTDEGQILTNVKDEDTGKARIFCFGIGTDVNAHLLDQITEETRGASQYVLPEEDLEFKLSAFFEKVKEPVLTNPALQFTGGLQTKQLYPSPLPDLFKGEQLVLVGRYSGHGDSAMLLEGTVNGAVRKFTYEGNFPQENSGNDFIPRLWATRRVGYLLDEIRLHGENSELRDEVTQLARKYGIVTPYTAYLIAEDESRRDVPSPLRLLQEFGKDPEARQDAARSWQTFTREQSGDAGVASAQSSLALKMADAAAPAQMLAGQAFQRRYGLAPGGPALSSTADSSQTPRVDSAQQSRFVAGRTFFRNESGWVDSIVQNFPQARHIRLQFGSREYFDFLGNHPQAASWLALGQNLQFVLDGVIYEIYE encoded by the coding sequence ATGAAACGGTGCATTCTATTTTCTGTTCTGGTCGGGTTTCTGTGCGCGATTACCGCGTCATTGGCCGCCGGCCTGATCATAATCGAGGACTCCTCCTTGTGGCCGGGACCCGTCCCGCCACACCCTCTTCCCCCTCCCTCGCCGCCGTGGCATTGGCCGCAGCCGCACGTGTTTGCGCCACTGCAAGTGGATTATGTGAAGGCCAACACTCACATCATCGACCAGGTCGCCGTCACGATAGTGGATGAGGAGTTTTATAACCCCAATAACGCGCGACTCGAAGGCACATTTGTATTCCCAATCCCCAAGGGAGCGCAGCTTGACAAGTTTACCATGGAAATTGATGGCAGACAGGTCGAAGCCGAACTCCTGCCCGCCGGCAAGGCCCGACACATTTACGAGGAGATTGTGCGCAAACTGCGTGACCCCGCCCTGCTCGAATATGCCAACCAGGACGTCTTTAAGGTCCGCATCTTCCCAATCGAGCCGAACAGTAAAAAGCGCATTACCCTCTCGTACACACAACTATTGAAGTCCGACAACGGCCTGGTCAGTTTTCTGCTGCCACTGAGCGCGGACAAGTTCTCCTGCCGCCCCATTCCAACGGTCAGCGTGAAGGTGGATTTGGAGACCAGGCGCCCGCTGAAAACCGTCTATTCACCCAGCCACAAGATCGAGGTGAAACGAAACGGACCTAACCGCGCGACGGTGGGGTATGAGGCCACCGATGTGCTCCCCGAAGCTGATTTGGCCCTCTACTTTGCGCCGGAGAGGGGTGAACTGGGCTTGAATTTGCTGACTCATAAGTGCGCAGGAGAGGACGGCTATTTTCTGCTGCTGGCCTCGCCCGGCATCGATACCAAAGACAGACGCATTGTGAACAAGGATGTGGTGTTTGCGCTCGACACCTCCGGCTCAATGGCCGGCAAAAAGATCGAGCAGGCAAAAAAGGCCCTCGAATTCTGCGTCGAAAACCTCAACGACGGTGATCGATTCGAACTCATCCGATTTTCGACAGACATTGAGCCGCTGTTTAATTCGTTGGTCGAAGCGAACGCGAAAAACCGGACGCGAGCAGAAGAGTTTGTCAAAGACCTCAAAGCCATCGGGGCGACGGACATCGATGACGCCCTGAAGCAAGCGCTTGGCCTGCAATCGAGCAAGGGCGCCGGAGACCGCCCGTTCAGGGTGATCTTCCTGACCGATGGCCGGCCCACCATCGGGACGACCGACGAAGGGCAAATCCTGACCAATGTCAAAGACGAAGACACCGGTAAGGCGCGCATTTTTTGTTTCGGAATTGGGACGGACGTGAATGCGCATTTGCTCGATCAGATAACCGAGGAAACGCGCGGCGCCAGCCAGTACGTCCTGCCCGAGGAAGACCTGGAATTCAAACTGTCGGCATTTTTTGAAAAGGTAAAGGAACCGGTGCTGACCAACCCGGCGCTGCAGTTCACGGGCGGCCTGCAGACCAAACAGCTTTATCCGTCACCATTGCCTGACCTGTTCAAAGGCGAGCAACTGGTTCTGGTGGGGCGCTACTCAGGCCATGGCGATTCAGCCATGCTCCTCGAAGGGACTGTCAATGGCGCGGTGCGGAAATTCACTTATGAAGGCAATTTCCCGCAAGAGAATTCCGGCAATGATTTCATTCCACGCCTATGGGCGACCCGCCGCGTTGGTTATTTGCTCGATGAGATTCGGCTTCACGGCGAGAATTCCGAGTTGCGGGATGAGGTGACGCAATTGGCGCGCAAGTATGGAATCGTTACGCCTTATACGGCCTACTTGATAGCAGAAGATGAAAGCCGCCGTGATGTCCCCTCACCGCTGCGCTTGCTGCAGGAGTTTGGCAAGGACCCTGAAGCGCGCCAGGATGCGGCGCGGAGTTGGCAGACGTTCACACGAGAGCAAAGCGGCGATGCGGGTGTCGCCAGCGCTCAGTCCAGTCTGGCCCTTAAAATGGCCGATGCCGCCGCCCCTGCCCAAATGCTCGCAGGACAAGCATTCCAACGCCGGTATGGGCTTGCTCCGGGAGGACCGGCTCTCAGTTCAACCGCAGATTCCAGCCAGACGCCGCGGGTTGACTCTGCTCAACAGAGCCGATTTGTCGCCGGCAGGACCTTCTTCCGAAACGAGAGCGGCTGGGTCGATTCCATCGTTCAAAACTTTCCCCAGGCGCGGCATATCCGGCTCCAATTCGGGTCCCGTGAATATTTTGATTTTCTGGGCAACCACCCGCAAGCGGCGTCCTGGCTGGCGTTGGGGCAAAACCTCCAATTTGTTTTGGACGGCGTTATTTACGAAATCTACGAGTGA